The Streptomyces sp. YIM 121038 genome includes a window with the following:
- a CDS encoding site-specific integrase has product MTTETVTARPSAPVRHAPLPPGQEIREVPTSWWQTEESREKVLERTLALPFTADTDTNQRTRRRGLIKLLDWLEDQPGRTWQERWTASGAEEAGREWPRLPMQWLAEHQRARKYDRADLCCGMIPLLGGQVVRPAYRWLLRQRPSQLLAHIRSVTDPDGFAALKDRYTATGHTGANDCNNALNRVTWIVTRKGSTVHDVTIGDCVELQHAIGEHQTNGHHGKHLFYQLLARLGAFGPDAPARLKTVMLPGQLTPAALVDRQGITCTAIRDLLVDYLTERAVDVDYTTLEDMARSLAGLFWRDMEKHHPGIDSLRLDADTVTAWRERVRMVRDRHGIPIRPRVNAHTVFSWVRAFYQDLARWAAEEPARWGPWVAPCPVRDSDTDHTKNRARRKAAMDQRTRTLLPALPALVKAVERQLKDAQTCLATGRETTAEASFTTPAGETLLRRAGVSSRVYADDPATGRRRDLTVEEERAFWAWAIVEVLRHTGMRIEEALELTHDSFVAYQLPTTGEIVPMLQVAPSKLDQERLLLVSPELGEVLTAIIHRVRRGQQAMPLVAAYDSLERLWSAPMPFLFQRRCGPEDRAIPRNYIYTCLNDALSASGLTGPANEQLRYAPHVFRRIFVTDALRSGLPPHIAARICGHRTVDTTLGYAAIYPEDVINHHRSFIARRRSLRPSEEYREPTAQEWQDFLAHFELRKVALGVCARDFGTPCVHEHACIRCPVLRPDPEQGPRLEEIHANLLDRLQEAKEQGWLGEVTAIEASLAAAEQKLAAMRDLAARHTTVHLGMPDFRTSAGRLTGSSDSG; this is encoded by the coding sequence ATGACCACCGAGACAGTGACCGCCCGCCCCTCCGCACCTGTTCGCCACGCTCCCTTGCCTCCTGGCCAGGAGATACGGGAAGTACCGACGTCCTGGTGGCAGACGGAGGAATCGCGCGAGAAGGTGCTGGAGCGCACGCTCGCGCTGCCGTTCACCGCGGACACGGACACCAACCAGCGCACGCGCCGCCGCGGTCTGATCAAGCTGCTCGACTGGCTGGAGGACCAGCCCGGCCGCACCTGGCAGGAACGCTGGACGGCCAGCGGAGCCGAGGAGGCCGGGCGGGAGTGGCCGCGGCTGCCGATGCAGTGGCTCGCCGAGCACCAGCGGGCGCGCAAGTACGACCGTGCCGATCTGTGCTGCGGCATGATCCCGCTGCTGGGCGGACAAGTCGTACGCCCCGCCTACCGGTGGCTGCTCCGGCAGCGCCCTTCTCAACTGCTGGCGCACATCCGTAGCGTCACCGATCCCGACGGTTTCGCGGCGCTCAAGGACCGGTACACGGCCACCGGCCACACGGGGGCCAACGACTGCAACAACGCCCTCAACCGCGTCACCTGGATCGTGACCCGCAAGGGCAGCACCGTTCACGACGTCACCATCGGCGACTGCGTCGAGCTGCAGCACGCCATCGGCGAGCACCAGACCAACGGCCACCACGGCAAGCACCTCTTCTACCAACTCCTCGCAAGGCTCGGTGCCTTCGGACCCGACGCCCCCGCCCGGCTGAAGACCGTGATGCTGCCGGGGCAGTTGACACCGGCGGCCCTGGTCGACCGGCAGGGCATTACCTGCACCGCGATACGCGACCTCCTGGTCGACTACCTCACCGAGCGCGCGGTGGACGTCGACTACACCACGCTCGAGGACATGGCCCGCTCGCTCGCCGGACTGTTCTGGCGTGACATGGAGAAACACCACCCCGGGATCGACTCGTTGCGGCTGGACGCCGATACCGTCACGGCCTGGCGGGAACGCGTCCGCATGGTCCGTGACCGTCACGGCATCCCCATCCGGCCGCGGGTCAACGCGCACACCGTCTTCAGCTGGGTCCGGGCGTTCTACCAGGATCTCGCCCGCTGGGCCGCCGAAGAGCCGGCACGGTGGGGCCCGTGGGTCGCTCCCTGCCCGGTCCGCGACAGCGACACCGACCACACCAAGAACCGCGCCCGCCGCAAAGCGGCCATGGACCAGCGCACCCGCACCCTCCTGCCCGCACTCCCCGCCCTGGTCAAAGCCGTCGAGCGCCAGCTCAAGGACGCCCAGACCTGTCTCGCCACCGGACGGGAGACCACGGCCGAAGCCTCCTTCACCACCCCGGCGGGCGAGACCCTCCTCCGCCGGGCCGGGGTGTCGTCCCGCGTCTACGCCGACGACCCCGCCACAGGCCGGCGCCGGGACCTGACCGTCGAGGAAGAACGCGCGTTCTGGGCCTGGGCCATCGTCGAGGTCCTCCGCCACACCGGCATGCGCATCGAGGAAGCACTCGAACTCACCCACGACAGCTTCGTCGCCTACCAGCTGCCCACCACCGGCGAGATCGTGCCCATGCTCCAGGTCGCCCCGTCCAAGCTCGACCAGGAGCGGCTGCTGCTGGTCTCGCCAGAGCTCGGCGAGGTGCTGACAGCGATCATTCATCGCGTCCGGCGCGGGCAGCAGGCCATGCCCCTGGTCGCCGCCTACGACAGTCTGGAAAGGCTCTGGAGTGCACCGATGCCGTTCCTCTTCCAGCGCCGCTGCGGCCCGGAGGACCGAGCGATCCCGCGCAACTACATCTACACCTGCCTCAACGACGCCCTCTCCGCGAGCGGACTGACCGGGCCCGCCAACGAGCAACTGCGGTACGCACCGCACGTCTTCCGCAGAATCTTCGTGACCGACGCCCTCCGCTCCGGTCTGCCCCCGCACATCGCCGCCCGCATCTGCGGCCACCGGACGGTCGACACGACACTCGGATATGCCGCGATCTACCCCGAGGACGTCATCAACCACCACCGGTCCTTCATCGCCCGCCGCCGGTCGCTGCGGCCCAGCGAGGAGTACCGCGAGCCCACCGCGCAGGAGTGGCAGGACTTCCTGGCCCACTTCGAGCTGCGCAAGGTGGCGCTGGGCGTCTGCGCACGCGACTTCGGAACTCCCTGCGTCCATGAGCACGCTTGCATCAGATGCCCCGTCCTACGACCAGATCCCGAGCAGGGGCCCCGCCTGGAAGAGATCCACGCGAACCTGCTCGACCGGCTCCAGGAGGCCAAGGAACAAGGCTGGCTCGGCGAGGTCACCGCGATCGAGGCCAGCCTCGCCGCCGCCGAGCAGAAGCTCGCCGCCATGCGCGACCTCGCAGCCCGGCACACCACAGTCCACCTCGGCATGCCCGACTTCCGCACCAGCGCCGGCCGACTCACCGGCAGCTCTGACAGCGGCTGA
- a CDS encoding site-specific integrase, which translates to MTSKRYAGENYAPRTRRHARAVVRSFHEYHRDMHGRPLLNPFPKSKRAEDEHLNVHHNPMHAYRHPTRRAPYQPKEPRRTPRGIPDQAFNELFAALPSHRDRALVAFYISAGPRASELLGVSRDRVSPGDQTVGVIRKGSRALQWIPASSDAFVWLRLYQQQIRPQPLDGPDEPLWWTLRRPIRPLSYDAARMVFTRANETLGANWTLHDLRHSAAKRMVRDPKLSLTDVQWVLGHLHISTTEQYLEPAQGEVVANVLAHHARQAAEPVKPVMPAPGYRSEVLQTLLGPAALGVGPA; encoded by the coding sequence GTGACCAGCAAGCGGTACGCGGGTGAGAACTACGCGCCCCGCACCCGGCGGCACGCGCGGGCGGTGGTCCGCAGCTTCCACGAGTACCACCGCGACATGCACGGACGGCCGCTGCTCAACCCGTTCCCGAAGAGCAAGCGTGCCGAGGACGAGCATCTCAACGTCCACCACAACCCGATGCACGCCTATCGGCACCCCACTCGCCGGGCTCCCTACCAGCCGAAGGAACCCCGGCGAACCCCGCGCGGTATCCCTGACCAGGCGTTCAACGAGTTGTTCGCGGCTCTTCCCTCGCACCGCGACCGCGCGCTGGTCGCCTTCTACATCTCGGCCGGCCCGCGCGCCTCCGAGCTCCTCGGCGTCAGCCGGGACCGGGTCAGCCCCGGTGACCAGACGGTCGGCGTCATCCGCAAGGGCTCCCGGGCTCTGCAGTGGATTCCCGCCTCCAGCGACGCGTTCGTTTGGCTGCGTCTCTACCAGCAGCAGATCCGCCCGCAACCTCTCGACGGGCCGGACGAGCCTCTGTGGTGGACTCTGCGGCGTCCGATCAGGCCGTTGAGCTACGACGCGGCCCGCATGGTGTTCACCCGGGCCAACGAGACCTTGGGGGCGAACTGGACCCTGCATGACCTGCGACACAGCGCGGCGAAGAGGATGGTGCGCGACCCCAAGCTCTCGCTCACCGACGTCCAATGGGTCCTCGGGCATCTCCACATCAGCACCACGGAGCAGTACCTCGAACCCGCCCAGGGCGAGGTCGTCGCGAACGTACTGGCACACCACGCCCGGCAGGCTGCGGAGCCGGTCAAGCCGGTGATGCCCGCCCCGGGCTACCGTTCCGAGGTCCTCCAGACACTGCTCGGCCCGGCCGCCCTCGGCGTAGGCCCGGCATGA
- a CDS encoding Tn3 family transposase — translation MLRAVELWEAARARVCEELDLDLKPDKILAEWTGRLDKAHREFADGLAANPNVRIEQQGGRDRIILTGLDRLDEPESLIELNKEIEARMPAVDLPEIVLEVDSWVPYLSDFTHVSEANSRMDNLELSVAAVLTSEATNVGIEPIVHDGVDALNRDRLFWVEQNYIRASTLSAANARLVDYHMRLPLVQAWGGGELASADGLRFVTPIRTLNSGPNPKYFGTRRRGVTFYNFLSDQFSGLHGILIPGTQRDSFFILDGLLEQETALRPVEITSDTHGASEIVFGLFRLMGYQFSPRLADVGSATLYRVDPDADYGPLNPVTRDKIKLKQITAHWDEMLRLAGSLHSGTIKASEALRVLAPGGKPTPTGKAVMELGRLDRSAYLSSYFTDELLRRRVNTQLNRQESRHELARKIFHGQKGELRQSYRDGMEDLLTELPRGEVERPRSSTHGDEIGRSAQRTPREAFPYDRPHVLSSRVVGDHSGSWRIRCRNVRSYGMSQHLRCRGSAGSRRPATRPYRSGCWMGTASRCRRSASSCSTCSLTTTVQLRFVRTCTNCWPGSGSCGPSTCRGTGQVVRMPGTSRCG, via the coding sequence GTGCTCCGGGCCGTCGAGCTGTGGGAGGCGGCCCGCGCCCGGGTCTGCGAGGAACTCGACCTCGACCTCAAGCCCGACAAGATCCTCGCCGAGTGGACCGGCCGGCTCGACAAGGCCCACCGGGAGTTCGCCGACGGCCTGGCTGCCAACCCCAACGTCCGCATCGAGCAGCAGGGCGGCCGCGACCGCATCATCCTCACCGGCCTGGATCGCCTGGACGAACCCGAATCCCTGATCGAGCTGAACAAGGAGATCGAGGCGCGCATGCCCGCCGTCGACCTGCCCGAGATCGTGCTGGAGGTCGACTCCTGGGTGCCCTACCTGTCCGACTTCACCCACGTCTCCGAGGCCAACTCGCGCATGGACAACCTCGAGCTGTCCGTGGCTGCGGTCCTCACCTCAGAGGCCACCAACGTCGGCATCGAGCCGATCGTCCACGACGGCGTCGACGCCCTCAACCGCGACCGGCTGTTCTGGGTCGAGCAGAACTACATTCGCGCGTCGACTCTCTCTGCAGCCAACGCACGCCTGGTCGACTACCACATGCGCCTGCCCCTGGTGCAGGCGTGGGGCGGAGGGGAATTGGCCTCCGCCGACGGACTGCGCTTCGTCACCCCGATCCGCACCCTCAACTCCGGGCCGAACCCCAAGTACTTCGGCACCCGCCGGCGCGGAGTGACGTTCTACAATTTCCTCTCGGACCAGTTCAGCGGCCTGCACGGCATCCTGATCCCCGGCACCCAGCGCGATTCCTTCTTCATCCTCGACGGCCTCCTGGAACAGGAGACGGCCCTGCGCCCGGTCGAGATCACCTCGGACACGCACGGCGCCAGCGAGATCGTCTTCGGGCTCTTCCGCCTCATGGGTTACCAGTTCTCCCCGCGCCTGGCCGACGTCGGCAGCGCCACCCTCTACCGCGTCGATCCGGACGCCGACTACGGGCCGCTCAACCCGGTCACCCGCGACAAGATCAAACTCAAGCAGATCACCGCGCACTGGGACGAGATGCTCCGCCTGGCAGGGTCCCTGCACTCCGGCACGATCAAAGCCTCCGAGGCGCTGCGCGTCCTGGCGCCCGGCGGAAAGCCCACCCCGACCGGCAAGGCCGTCATGGAACTCGGCCGCCTTGACCGCAGCGCGTATCTGTCCTCGTACTTCACCGACGAACTGCTGCGCCGGAGAGTCAACACCCAGCTCAACCGGCAGGAATCGCGTCACGAACTCGCCCGGAAGATCTTCCACGGACAGAAGGGCGAACTGCGGCAGTCATACCGCGACGGGATGGAAGACCTGTTGACCGAACTACCGAGGGGTGAGGTGGAGCGTCCCCGGAGTTCGACGCACGGTGACGAGATCGGCCGGTCGGCCCAGCGCACTCCCCGCGAAGCCTTCCCGTACGACCGTCCTCATGTGCTGTCATCACGAGTCGTTGGAGACCACAGCGGCTCGTGGAGGATCAGGTGCAGGAACGTACGGAGTTACGGGATGTCACAGCACTTGCGGTGCCGAGGGTCGGCCGGGTCGAGGAGACCGGCGACCCGGCCCTACCGTTCCGGCTGCTGGATGGGGACGGCGTCGAGGTGTCGGCGGTCAGCGAGTTCCTGCTCGACATGCTCGCTGACGACGACAGTCCAGCTTCGCTTCGTTCGTACGTGTACGAACTGCTGGCCTGGTTCCGGTTCTTGTGGGCCGTCGACGTGCCGTGGGACCGGGCAAGTCGTGCGGATGCCCGGGACTTCGCGCTGTGGCTGA
- a CDS encoding cytochrome P450, which produces MPALRPVFADRLRPLMREVMHELLDQVPSTGICDAVTSLARPCTVPVICAALGVPTSDTALFSRVADAWTRAFFDSAAVPEALDAHQAIDTYTARLIDQRRGAPGRDLISELLAQETGCGIWEPRTLIELLSALIVAGTDTTRVQLASIIEHLARRPQQWQALRKDPARIPATAEEIIRLTPVASLLRRTATADVDLGGLAIPTGTIVTLAIPTMNRDPDVFPDPYRIDLTRPNAQAHLSFGGGAHFCLGNALGRAEIHEALAVLTERITHLTPLRPATWRPPNSLQGPTELPMRISPSRGA; this is translated from the coding sequence GTGCCCGCCTTACGCCCCGTCTTCGCCGATCGCCTGCGGCCGCTGATGCGCGAGGTCATGCACGAGCTGCTCGACCAGGTCCCGTCCACGGGTATCTGCGACGCGGTCACCAGCCTTGCCCGCCCCTGCACCGTCCCCGTGATCTGCGCCGCCCTCGGTGTTCCCACCAGCGACACCGCACTGTTCTCCCGCGTCGCCGACGCCTGGACCCGTGCCTTCTTCGACTCCGCCGCTGTTCCCGAAGCCCTGGACGCCCACCAGGCCATCGACACCTACACCGCGCGTCTGATCGACCAGCGCCGGGGTGCCCCGGGCCGCGACCTCATCAGTGAACTCCTCGCGCAGGAGACCGGCTGCGGCATCTGGGAGCCGCGGACCCTCATTGAGTTGCTCTCCGCACTCATCGTCGCCGGCACCGACACCACCCGCGTGCAGCTCGCAAGCATCATCGAACACCTCGCCCGCCGCCCCCAGCAGTGGCAGGCGTTGCGCAAGGATCCCGCCCGGATCCCGGCCACCGCGGAGGAGATCATCCGCCTCACCCCGGTGGCCAGTCTCCTGCGCAGAACTGCCACCGCAGACGTCGACCTCGGCGGGCTCGCCATCCCGACGGGCACCATCGTCACGCTGGCCATCCCGACCATGAACCGTGATCCCGACGTCTTTCCCGATCCGTACCGCATCGACCTCACACGCCCCAACGCCCAAGCGCACCTGTCCTTCGGCGGTGGCGCCCACTTCTGCCTCGGCAACGCCCTGGGGCGCGCTGAGATCCACGAAGCCCTCGCCGTGCTCACCGAACGCATCACCCACCTCACCCCCCTGCGGCCTGCGACCTGGCGGCCTCCGAACTCCCTGCAGGGCCCCACCGAACTGCCGATGCGCATCTCCCCCAGCCGCGGAGCCTGA
- a CDS encoding cytochrome P450 — translation MHWTEPVDVLHLMRQHEIRENPYPLYSWLRANHPVYLNPTGNIALISAWRHARIMKDPALRGMSQDRLAGANPRYATSHTLRIMMNSVVNKNRPEHTRLRKVLSPLYAPATVERLRVQVTENLNRRILGIKQRLLDGQTVDLHTELTSPFVADAVGAHVGIPEPDRVPLQHYVHSAFAAFHPAATDAVHCQADQATSHLYAYYADLMDREDPPPGTALDMLGRPDAPARCHITEEERQNLLWVVWMGAHESSIAALDHALITYVAHPQHAPLVSMPDTLTNYIHECLRYEAPLMINASRIAAVKDLDIAGVHVPEGCGVHFLPGAINRDPQQYDNPDTFIPQRTNAETHISFSLGIHRCAGASLATLEMTILLPAFHRHLGALAPALTPDYALGTTQRTLKHLWAQLA, via the coding sequence ATGCACTGGACCGAACCCGTTGACGTCCTGCACTTGATGCGGCAGCACGAGATACGGGAGAACCCCTACCCGCTGTACAGCTGGCTGCGGGCGAACCATCCCGTCTACCTCAACCCCACCGGCAACATTGCCCTGATCAGCGCCTGGCGCCATGCCCGCATCATGAAAGACCCCGCTCTACGCGGCATGAGCCAGGACCGGCTGGCCGGCGCCAACCCCCGCTACGCCACCTCCCATACCCTGCGCATCATGATGAACTCCGTCGTCAATAAGAACCGCCCCGAACACACACGACTGCGCAAGGTCCTCTCCCCGCTGTACGCCCCGGCCACCGTGGAGCGACTCCGCGTACAGGTCACCGAGAACCTCAACCGGCGCATCCTCGGGATCAAGCAGCGGCTGCTCGACGGCCAAACCGTCGACCTGCACACCGAGTTGACGTCTCCGTTCGTCGCCGACGCCGTCGGCGCCCACGTCGGCATCCCCGAACCCGACCGCGTTCCGCTGCAGCACTACGTCCACAGCGCCTTCGCGGCCTTCCACCCCGCTGCCACCGACGCCGTCCACTGCCAGGCAGACCAGGCCACCTCCCACCTGTACGCCTACTACGCCGACCTCATGGACAGGGAAGATCCCCCTCCCGGGACCGCCCTGGACATGCTGGGCAGACCAGACGCTCCGGCCCGCTGCCACATCACCGAAGAAGAACGGCAGAACCTGCTGTGGGTGGTGTGGATGGGGGCTCACGAATCCTCCATCGCTGCCCTCGATCACGCACTCATCACCTACGTCGCCCACCCCCAGCACGCCCCCCTGGTCTCCATGCCGGACACCCTCACGAACTACATTCACGAATGCCTCCGCTACGAAGCGCCACTCATGATCAATGCCTCGCGCATCGCCGCCGTGAAAGACCTTGACATCGCCGGAGTGCACGTCCCCGAAGGATGCGGCGTCCACTTCCTGCCCGGCGCCATCAACCGCGACCCGCAGCAGTACGACAACCCGGACACCTTCATCCCTCAACGCACCAACGCCGAGACCCACATCAGCTTCTCCCTCGGAATCCACCGCTGCGCCGGAGCATCACTGGCCACGCTGGAAATGACGATCCTGCTTCCGGCCTTCCACCGCCATCTCGGTGCTCTCGCCCCGGCCCTCACCCCCGATTACGCCCTGGGCACTACCCAACGCACTCTGAAACACCTCTGGGCACAACTTGCGTAA
- a CDS encoding class II aldolase/adducin family protein, with translation MTINKPGEMPPDSFFLHPPAFPNHGEHRTHLKQRLAAAFRHFGRLGFDEGIAGHITVQDPEHTGTFWANPLGVPFLHITPHHLVRVDGDTARTVEGGHVVNIGAFYIHAEIHAARPDVQAVVHLHSTYGRAWSALGEPLAPITQDHCPFFEDHTVFNDYNGIVLDRTEGKRIATALGPRKALILRNHGLLTAAETLDAAAWWFTLMDKACEISLLAHAAGRPVLIPDEAARATRDQIGTHLIGYNSAQPLLTLADETLHDSR, from the coding sequence GTGACGATCAACAAGCCGGGCGAGATGCCACCGGACAGCTTCTTCCTCCACCCCCCGGCCTTCCCCAACCATGGCGAACACCGCACCCATCTCAAGCAGCGCCTGGCAGCGGCGTTCCGCCACTTCGGCCGCCTCGGCTTCGATGAGGGCATCGCAGGGCACATCACCGTGCAAGACCCCGAGCACACCGGGACCTTCTGGGCCAATCCGCTGGGCGTCCCCTTCCTCCACATCACCCCGCACCATCTGGTCCGGGTCGACGGAGACACCGCACGTACCGTGGAAGGCGGGCACGTCGTCAACATCGGCGCCTTCTACATCCACGCCGAGATCCACGCCGCCCGGCCCGACGTCCAAGCCGTCGTCCACCTGCACTCCACCTACGGGCGCGCATGGTCCGCACTCGGAGAACCACTCGCCCCCATCACCCAGGACCACTGCCCGTTCTTCGAAGACCACACCGTCTTCAACGACTACAACGGCATCGTCCTAGACCGAACCGAAGGCAAACGCATCGCCACCGCCCTGGGACCGAGGAAAGCCCTCATCCTGCGCAACCACGGCCTACTCACCGCAGCCGAAACCCTCGACGCCGCCGCGTGGTGGTTCACCCTCATGGACAAAGCCTGCGAGATCAGCCTCCTCGCCCACGCCGCGGGCCGCCCCGTCCTCATCCCGGACGAAGCGGCCCGCGCCACCCGCGACCAGATCGGCACCCACCTCATCGGCTACAACAGCGCCCAGCCACTCCTCACCCTCGCCGACGAAACCCTCCACGACAGCCGATGA
- a CDS encoding CorA family divalent cation transporter — protein sequence MTDEKLTATVADHGCAVASLRMRWLQVAAGDLDAMTKAQDVTGVEFDTAGSRVWESDTFIYLPVVVNIRNGETVRRERIVFALGGDVLVTLQPATPFAAFGKALARLRRLPHLAESAQGVMYALLYALNEAQEHVIDHASDVLEDMSEEIQLATDGYDEHGTDIGVSDMQDTIKRMNLAEEIVSRCQESQLMLARAARHLRTETSAADDALAAQIDVLVADINSVKDHASYEHDKVRYLQQSIMTSLDVKQNQIVKVFTIITAVFLPPTLIATFYGMNFTNMPELNWEHGFLITTLLTFVAALIPLWYIRRRGWLR from the coding sequence ATGACCGATGAGAAGCTCACGGCCACCGTCGCGGACCATGGCTGCGCCGTCGCGAGCCTGCGTATGCGCTGGCTCCAGGTCGCCGCCGGTGACCTCGACGCTATGACCAAGGCCCAGGACGTCACCGGGGTCGAGTTCGACACTGCCGGAAGCCGGGTGTGGGAGTCCGACACCTTCATCTACCTGCCCGTCGTGGTCAACATCCGCAACGGGGAGACCGTCCGGCGCGAGCGGATCGTCTTCGCGCTGGGCGGGGACGTCCTGGTCACGCTCCAGCCCGCCACCCCGTTTGCCGCGTTCGGCAAGGCTCTGGCTCGCCTGCGGCGGCTTCCGCACCTGGCTGAGAGTGCACAGGGCGTGATGTACGCGCTGCTGTATGCCCTCAACGAGGCGCAGGAGCACGTCATCGACCACGCCAGCGACGTCCTGGAGGATATGAGCGAGGAGATCCAGCTCGCCACCGACGGCTACGACGAGCACGGCACCGACATCGGCGTCAGCGACATGCAGGACACCATCAAACGCATGAACCTGGCCGAGGAGATCGTCTCTCGCTGCCAAGAGTCCCAGCTGATGCTGGCCCGCGCCGCCCGCCACCTGCGCACCGAGACCAGCGCCGCCGACGACGCCCTCGCCGCACAGATCGACGTCCTGGTCGCGGACATCAACAGTGTCAAGGACCATGCCAGCTACGAGCACGACAAGGTCCGTTACCTCCAGCAGTCCATCATGACCTCGCTGGATGTGAAGCAGAACCAGATCGTCAAGGTTTTCACAATCATCACGGCGGTCTTCCTGCCGCCCACCCTGATCGCCACGTTCTACGGCATGAACTTCACCAACATGCCCGAACTCAACTGGGAACACGGCTTCCTGATCACTACCCTGCTGACCTTCGTCGCCGCGCTCATCCCGCTCTGGTACATCCGCCGCCGCGGCTGGCTGCGCTGA
- a CDS encoding transposase, protein MWVYDRLDGLWHDEDFTAWYPRDGRPGLSPAQFATVSVLQFLLNLSDRQAAEAVRCRIDFKYALALELDDPGFHHSVLSDFRDRLAQEDRADRLFDLALQRLTAAGLVQQRGRQRTDSTHILAAARELTRLELVLEAVRAALEEIARTAPEVLDRLVTAEWGERYGRQVRMCSQPSHPAHSGRY, encoded by the coding sequence ATGTGGGTATACGACCGGCTGGACGGACTATGGCATGACGAGGACTTCACGGCGTGGTACCCACGCGACGGGCGGCCCGGGCTATCGCCGGCCCAGTTCGCCACCGTCTCCGTCCTCCAGTTCCTGCTCAACCTGTCGGACCGTCAGGCAGCGGAGGCGGTCCGCTGCCGCATTGACTTCAAATATGCCCTCGCGCTGGAGCTGGACGACCCCGGCTTCCACCACAGTGTGCTGTCCGACTTCCGTGACCGGCTTGCCCAGGAAGATCGTGCCGACCGTCTGTTTGATCTCGCACTGCAGCGGCTGACAGCAGCAGGATTGGTCCAGCAGCGTGGGCGCCAGCGCACCGACTCCACGCACATTCTTGCTGCTGCGCGGGAACTGACCCGCCTGGAACTGGTCCTGGAGGCGGTACGCGCCGCCCTGGAAGAGATCGCACGCACCGCCCCGGAAGTACTCGATCGCCTGGTCACGGCTGAATGGGGCGAACGCTATGGGCGTCAGGTGCGTATGTGCAGCCAGCCCAGTCACCCGGCTCACTCAGGCCGGTACTGA
- a CDS encoding transposase → MRSSCTSGTSPRTVNFLPRHLHELQPKNRSDQQDPAWRRLYGCRSGIEGTVNEIVNGHRMRRCRCRCHGLAKTHVQHILTAIAINAERLSEQSAEPSPTVPAPRPRSSATSKSEDCPDRCGGAKANDQDCQDPRQSRSLSFFSVAAPG, encoded by the coding sequence GTGCGTTCCTCCTGCACCAGCGGAACCTCGCCCCGGACCGTCAACTTCCTCCCGCGGCATCTGCATGAGCTCCAACCCAAGAATCGCTCTGACCAGCAGGATCCCGCATGGCGGCGACTCTACGGCTGCCGGTCCGGGATCGAGGGCACCGTGAACGAGATCGTCAACGGCCATCGGATGCGCCGCTGCCGCTGCCGCTGCCACGGACTGGCCAAGACCCACGTTCAGCACATCCTGACCGCGATCGCCATCAACGCCGAACGTCTCAGCGAACAGAGCGCAGAGCCCTCCCCTACCGTCCCCGCCCCCCGACCACGTTCCAGCGCTACCTCGAAGAGCGAGGACTGCCCCGACCGCTGTGGTGGCGCCAAGGCAAATGATCAGGACTGCCAAGATCCCCGACAGAGTCGCTCACTGAGCTTCTTCAGCGTTGCCGCTCCAGGGTGA
- a CDS encoding putative quinol monooxygenase: MIFITVKFTILPERADDWLDLVDSFTQATRREPGNLFFEWSHSLDNPHQFFLVEAFRDREAGREHVESTYFKKAMEDISYAVAMTPQIVYTEIPGGNGWDKMGEVTPCPA; encoded by the coding sequence GTGATATTCATTACTGTCAAGTTCACTATCCTTCCCGAGCGTGCCGACGATTGGCTGGACCTCGTCGACAGCTTCACCCAAGCTACCCGTCGGGAGCCCGGCAACCTCTTCTTCGAGTGGTCCCACAGCCTCGACAACCCCCACCAGTTCTTCCTGGTGGAGGCGTTCCGTGACAGAGAGGCGGGCCGGGAACACGTGGAATCCACGTACTTCAAGAAAGCCATGGAGGACATATCGTACGCGGTCGCCATGACTCCGCAGATCGTCTACACCGAAATCCCGGGAGGGAACGGCTGGGATAAGATGGGCGAGGTCACTCCATGCCCTGCATAA